The Buteo buteo chromosome 5, bButBut1.hap1.1, whole genome shotgun sequence DNA segment GCCATCCACAAAATAAGTGCACCAAATATGACAAGCAAAAGACCAAGACAGTTGACAAAGGTTGCCTCTGGTGGGGATGCACTATATGCaggatttttcctttggaagggaaaaaaaaaaaggtcgaTTATCTTAAAGACAGTCCTGGTCTAAAAACAGCAGTCTCCTGCTAGGTAGgaggttttttaaaaacaaagcaaagcaaaacaaaacaaaacagtgtcCCAGTACTAGATGGTTATTATTCTGTGCAAATGGAAGTACAGTTTTCAATGAATAACCTTAataaacaagtgaaaaaaatacttacaatGAAAATATAAGCTTTTCTGTGATTCCCATGAGAGCTGTCGCAATCACTGTTGCAAAGACGGTAAGGCCCGAATAAACATGTATTGGCATGAGAGCTGCTCGGAGAGGAACTGGAGCAAAAGGGAGCAGAAAGACAGCGAAACCCAAGAAAAGCTAAACACAAAACAGATTCATAGATAAAGCTATATGGGAAACAAGCTGCACTTCtcaagcagaataaaaataatcataaacaTTCCATTTTGAGAAGCCTTCAGGTACAAATTTGAAAAGATTTGgcattttgatttctgaatgTGCTCccttcaaaaccaaagcagtaaTTCTGGATTAGCACCTAGGAAGcagacatgaaatattttataaataatccTACCTAATATCAGTGTCCAGACTTATTGGTAATGCTAAAACTGCAACCCAACTAAGTACTGGAAACATATGTTTTCAGTGTCATTAATCCAGTAATATCTTAAAGGTGTGAGCAGCTACATTTTTACAGTCTCTTCAAGGCctgttctctgcttctgttaCATGTTTACACCTAAATGAAGATCAGAAGGCAGTCTAACCTTCTGACTTGAGTGGACTAAATAATTTTACCTTGTGAAAGTTTTGGTTTAATTTAAGTATATGTCTTTAGAAGGGCAATGGTCTCTATCAATCAGCTGGCACTTACAGAGTGAAGATGTGGGTGGGTGGCATGAAGTTATTCAGGGGACAGGAGTCCTCCCATTAGCGCTAAATTTGTGACGGAACATAACCCATCATGTCACATGGTGGCACTCACAGGCTTGCCCAGTCATACTGAGGTTGCATCCCTTCTTTAGTTTGTTCTACCTTTACTTACCCCTTCTGCAAAATTAGAAATAGTGCATGAATTTGAATTTCATCTTGCTTTAACCTCCAGTCTTAGTCcttgttttgtctttccatGCTGGATTAAAAAGCCTGGTATTTTCTCCCTGGGAAGCCTTTTTAATACACTGTAATCAAGTCATCTCTTAATCTTCTTTAGATCTGCTAAACAGTTGGAGTTTTTAAGTCTTTCACTGGAAGATAGTTTTTCCAGCtcttaaattacttttccagattttcttttctttttttttcttttttttttacatttaaaataatgtattctgTAGTATTTTATATTAGTTTTGCTAATGCCATATACGGAGTTTAAGATAATCTATTCTTAGAGAATTTACTTTTCCTGTTGTCACAGCATCATGAGAACTCATTTTGAGCTTCATGTCATCTTTGAGCACTTCTTTCCGGAGACACTGCTTTCCAAGGGACCGTCTCCATTTTACATTTCTGCCCTATTCTTAAATTTATGTCCTTGTGCTATACTGTATTAACATATGTTTGGCTTAAATACAATATATTTACACTATTGTTCCTGTAGGTATAGTATTATGGGAGCATCCCTCCTCAATAATTTTTCAACTCTGTGATTGACATGCCATTTCTGGCAAATGCCAAATGTCTCCTCTGTTAACAAAGATACTACTTTATGACTATTTTTTAACAATAGTGCTCAATCACTTAACAAACATCAGTCTCTGACTGGAGACTTACATCCCGGTTTGGAGGAAGTAACACCACAGTTCTATTGATGAGACAGGCAAGGCATTAAGTGCCATTGATCATGTTTATagtagcaaaatgaaaagtagaATTAAGATCTTATTCACAATTCTTTATCTTAACCATTTGAAAAAATGCTGATACTCAGTATAGTGGTAGCACAGATTTCCCTGAAATAACTCCATTATTAGGACAGGAAAATCTTAACATTGTTCCTTCTTATTCATTAGCTGTTGTTCAACTATAAAGAATATACTCAATAATGCTgcaatattctttcttttttctaagtgTTAAAAACACTATTTCAACATTATTTCCTGTACCTCCTAGCCTGAGCAGTGAAGGATAAAAGTTCAGAAGCCAAATCCCTCAGCTGGGGATTTTCTGTGCTTGATCACCAgataatacttatttttttctttttagtgttttggcaaaaaaattaagaatcaCAATTTGAAGGAACAAAATTGATTTCTATAGTGTAATACAGTATAGGGAATTCAGAATGTGTGTGCAGAAACATCACATCCAGTAGTTAAGAGTGTATTAGTGAGGGCCTATTGCGCCTGAATTGCTCAACACATTCTTCAAATTTTACAACTTGTTTGTAAATACAGTTAGATTCTGACctggaaagaataaaatataacagCAGTCAGCCCAATCCAGCTGTGCAGACTGTACATGTTAGGAATGTTCCTGGCATTGTGGAATTCAAACACAGCTACCATAGAAACAATTGCAAGAATCATAGCTATGGTATTTAATCCAGCATGTATGAACTTCATTAGGAGTTTGCTGCACTTCCAGGTCCAGGGCAACCTGTACACAATAATAGctgaagaaagaacagaaacaagatTTTATGCCTTATAGGATAACTTCTCTCAGATTTTAATAATCATGCATCATTCACATAGGTCCATTGTAAATTACAGGAAAATCCAACCTTTAGTCCTCTGAAAGAGTCtattaaaagcctttttctccTACACATAGCATAGCATATTCCAAATATACAACTGAGGCTTAAATACTGCTTTTAGGGAGATTTCttcctaattttaaaaaaacttaagtgtgtttcagaaaaagaacagtaaacaacttggtgtcatctttTCCTCATTCCCTAAATTCATCTAACAGGGATTCTGCATaggattttgatttttctgctaCTAGTTAGATTGGAGCCATAGGGCCCAATTCTTATATCCAGAAGACCACCTATTAAGAAAGTGtgtaagatattttttaatatttattctctttgcCAACTTTGGATAATGCTATTCTCTAATCGCTTAGATATTTATATGATTATGATCTATTGCATTGATACTAAcaggattattttaaatgcGAAAGTGCTACTCAGCATAAGGGAATCATAATCTGATTCTTAAGAGACGAAAGGATTTGGCAACTAGAACTCTTCCATCACTGTTAGATGAATGTAAGGGGGGTTTGCCTGTATTTGCATTAATAACTTTGCCTGTATTTGCATTAGTAACTCTAGCAGACAGTGTTTTATCCATTCTGAACAAAACAACAATTTCCGGTGATCTAACTCCAGTTATTCCATAAGAATAACTTAGCCTAGAGCTGCTTCTTGGCTCTTTCCTTGAGGTCCCCACCACTCCTTCCCTGCCACAACTGTTCTCTGCCTGTCGTATGACCCAGGTGCTTTCCACAGGTGACATACACAGACAAGATTACTACCCCTACTACCTGCAGCCCCAGGTAGTAATTCTGGATGTA contains these protein-coding regions:
- the CYBRD1 gene encoding plasma membrane ascorbate-dependent reductase CYBRD1 isoform X2 yields the protein MEDYGRFLALLVSALLVGFVSVIFSLVWVFHYREGLSWDGGPREFNWHPVLVITGFVFIQGIAIIVYRLPWTWKCSKLLMKFIHAGLNTIAMILAIVSMVAVFEFHNARNIPNMYSLHSWIGLTAVIFYSFQLFLGFAVFLLPFAPVPLRAALMPIHVYSGLTVFATVIATALMGITEKLIFSLKNPAYSASPPEATFVNCLGLLLVIFGALILWMASRSHWKRPPEENAKVLQPIGGTPEGTEAESTMTDGSNADKSDLRISSEAARKQNLKLDEAGQRSTM
- the CYBRD1 gene encoding plasma membrane ascorbate-dependent reductase CYBRD1 isoform X1, producing MYTTYCDQTTVFYISTDFLKNIGGDFLQLFPTHFLFFSSETQFCPVSQSKDVACLKPCVAIIVYRLPWTWKCSKLLMKFIHAGLNTIAMILAIVSMVAVFEFHNARNIPNMYSLHSWIGLTAVIFYSFQLFLGFAVFLLPFAPVPLRAALMPIHVYSGLTVFATVIATALMGITEKLIFSLKNPAYSASPPEATFVNCLGLLLVIFGALILWMASRSHWKRPPEENAKVLQPIGGTPEGTEAESTMTDGSNADKSDLRISSEAARKQNLKLDEAGQRSTM